The Selenomonadales bacterium region CGAGCGTCAGCAAGACCAGCTTCTACGAGCGGACGAGTTACTGCGAGCATACCGCCAAGACGTTTAGCGAGTGCTTCGAGTTCAGCCAATTTTTCAGGCGAGTTGAACGGACGACCTGCAACAACGAGTACTTCAGCATCTTCGATCGATTTTTTCTGTTCTTTGATGTGAACTTCTTTAACTTCGATGTTGGAAGCGTATTTTTCAGCAGCCAATTTGCATTCTACGATTTCGCCGCTAGCTTCTTCGCTTCTTTCCGGAGCCGTGAAGATTTTGTAACGAGCCGTAGCGAACTGCGGACGGTGGTTCGGCGTATGGATATGAGCCATGATGTTACCACCGAATGCCGGACGGATCTGGTCGAGGTCCGTGTTCGGGTTCATTTCGAGTACCGTACAGTCAGCCGTAAGACCCGTGCGGAAACGAGCTGCTACACGCGGAGCGAGCGAACGACCAACGTTCGTACCACCGACGATGCAAGTGCCCGGTTTGTTCGTGTTGATGAAGTCTTCGAATACTGCCGTGTAAGGTTCGATACGGAAGTACTGGAGTTCTTTGTCGTCGTAAACGAATACTTTGTCTACGCCGTAGTGGAGAAGCTCGTTAGCTTTGTCGGCAATGTTGTAGCCTGCAAAGAGAGCGTATACCGGCTGGTTGATAACAGCAGCCATGGATTTTGCTTTACCGATGAGTTCCATCGTTACCGGATGGATGTCGCCGTCAACGTGGTCAACGTATACGCAGATACCGTTCCACTGGCTTTTATCGATCGCTTCAACTTTTTCTTCAACGAATTCAAATGCGCCAGCAGGACCTTTGCGTACGCACATTTTACACATTTTACAAGCAGCGTTGATTTCTACTTTACCGTCTGTAACTTCGATTGCTTTAAACGGACAGAGAGCAATGACAGCCTCTTTATCCGCGATAAGTTCTTGATGAATTACAATTTTAGCCATCTAACTATTTCCCTCCTACACGATTTTCAAATCGATCAATTTCTGGAACAATTTTTCCGCAACTTCATCCGTCGTGCCTTCCCAAGTTTCACGATCAGTGTTCGGTTCCGGATTGAAAATTCTCTTAACCTGCGTCGGCGAACCGTTGAGGCCATAGTGTTTTTCGTCTTTGTCTTCGAAATCGTTCAAAGTGAACCACGGAATCTGTTTGTCAGCCGTAGCTTTCTGCAATTTGTAGGACGGAAGTCTCGGAGTGTAGATACCTTTTTCTACCGTGATAAGGCACGGATACGTCATTTCAACAACTTCGACGCAGTGGCCGAGGTCCATTTCAACAACGATGGAAGCATCTTTCACTTCTACAATTTTCGTTACATTCGGTACCATCGGAATTCCGAGGAATTCGGAAAGTTCCGGACCTACCTGAGCCGTGTCACCGTCAGTCGTCTGTTTACCGCAAACGATGAGGTCCGGCAATTTGCCTTCGCCTGCTTTTTTGATACCGCCTGCGATCGTGTAGGACGTTGCAAGAACGTCTGCACCACCGAATTTTCTGTCAGTGATGAGGTAAGCTTCGTCAGCACCCATCATGAAAGTTTCGCGAAGAACTTCCTGTGCCGGCGGCGGTCCCATGCTGATGGCTTTCAATTTAGCACCCGTCTGTTCTTTGATTTTGAGTGCCGTTTCAACAGCATACAAATCGTACGGGTTCATTTTCGAGTCGGAACCATCTCTCTTCAATACGCCTGTTTCCTTGTCTACTTCGACGTTCGAGGAACCAGGAACTTGCTTAACACAAACCATAATCTCCATAGAATAACCCCCTCTTGTTTGTTACCATTTTAACCATTTTCATCGTAGATTCGACAGAACAAAGCATTTATTTGTTTAGTCGCCTTCTGCTTTATTTTATCATAAAAGAATCATATTGTACAATACCTTCCCGCTTAGTTCTTTTTTTCACGTTTCGTGGGACAGGATCGTATGCGCATTATTATATGACGTCCCACGCAGGCGTTCAGCCTTGATTTGGCGCGGTCTGCGGGGTTTACGGTGCACGATGCGTCCGTAGTTTGTCCGTTTTTGTCCCACGTAAAAATTTTAAAAAAATTTCAACTTCAGAAAAAGTCCCTTGCCGTAAGCTCTTTTTCGCTTCTGTCACAGCTTGTTTTTTTGAGGTATCGCCGTTGATGCCTGCGCTTATGTTGCCAAAGACGGCGCGGTATTTTTTTAGGGTTCTCCGCCTGTTTTGGCAGTCGGTGATGACGGCTTTTTACAAAAAAAGAACAGCCTCTGCCTTAGCAGTCTGTTCTTTCATGTCGCCGCTGTTCTTTCCAGCAGAAGAAGTGTTCTTTTGATATCTGTTCCGCCCGCGTATCCCGTGAGGTGTCCGTTCGCTCCTATGATGCGGTGGCACGGTACGATGATGTGAAAAGGGTTTTTGTTTTCTGCCATGCCGACAGCACGCGCGGCGCGCTCGTTTCCGATCATGCGAGCGATATCTCCGTACGTCGCAGTCCTGCCGTACGGTACGGTGATCGTGGCTTGCCAGACGGCATGCTGAAACGGTGTGCCTTTCATAGTGAGCGGCAGGTCGAAGGTACGTCTTTCTCCGCGAAAGTATTCGCCGAGTTGTTTTTCGGCTTGGTCTAAGATGCGCTCGTCACGTTCGTTTCCTTGCAGACAGGATTCGGGCAGGTGATGCGTACGGACGGCGATGAGTGCGCCGTCATATGCGGCGAGGTAGATGTTGCCGATGGGCGATGCGATGACTCTGTCTGCCATGGTCACCACCACAAGGAGAGGGCGCAGAGCGTGATCCAGCAGATGGCGACTGCGATGAGTGCACGTCTGTGTATCCAGATCATATTTTGGTATTCGTTCAATATCTGCACGGCCCAGCGTCCGATGCTCGTCTGATAGCCGAGGACTTCACCGTGAAGGCCGAGTGACTTGAGTTCGTGCGCAGTACGGCAGACGAGATAGTCTACGGTGATGATGAGTCCGAAGTGGTATGGCTTGACGGCAGGCGGTGCGTCGGCGACTGCGGCGAGGCGTGCGCGCAGCGTAGTATTGACGGTGTCGAGGTATGTGATATGTTCTGCGTCGATCCCGCGTTCACCGAGATAGTTTTCAGCGGTAAGGGCGGCTTCGGGTGTCGGCAAGATGATGCGCGGCATCTTGCCGTGTGTATTTTGGCAGATGGAGTGTGCAAGGTCAAGTCGACGGCGAAGGCGCGTCGTCATAATGCCGTCGGGTGTGAGGGTGTCGACGATAAGGATGTAGTCCCATTTGCTGCGCGAGGGCATGATGTGCGAAAGGAAGGTATAGAGGACGAGGCTGCCGAAGGAGAGGACGAAGTAGGCAGATATCATCAAAAGAAGGTGCAAAAATGCGTCCCATACGCTGACGAAGAAGGGACCGCCGATCGTATAGTGAAAGAACGCGATGAGCACCCAAGCAAAGAGGCTTGCTCCGACATAGAGCATGGCGATCTTGCGCGGTCTTTTTTTATCGTACAGCTCTTTGGCGGCGACAAGACATACGACCGAGAACACGATGCTCGCAAGCGAGAACAAGAGGAGCAGATAACTGAGGAGATAGGTATATGCCCAACCGCTTCCGTCGAGCCATTCCAGACTGCAGACGACAGCTCCGCACGCAAAGAAAAACAGTCCGATGTTGGCGGTGCGCCGTTTTTCTTGGCGGACAGACAGTACGAACGCGGCGATGCTGATGATGGCGATGATGATGAATCCCATGGGTGCGCCTCCTTTTGACTTTGAGTACGAGTGCATCTGATATATGTTCTTTTTATTGTATCACAATTTTTTCTGCAATACAAAAAAGCGACCAAAAAGGTCGCTTTTCATCGTTTTATTCATTTTTCGGTGTCGGCTCGGTACTCTTTTTTTCTTGCAGAACAGTCGTTCCCTTCTTCGCCTCGTATATGCTTCCTTTGGCGGTTGCTGTTTTTACGATATCATCAGGTACAGCCGAGAATTCTGCCTCACCGACTTCGATGATGGTAAGTTTCATCGAATCTGTTTTGAGGAATGCTTCTGCCAACGCGCCCATTTTATATTCTTCATTTTCTTGGCTCGTGTCCATTGCTGTTGCAAAAATATGTGTCATGGCGTTCATCTGCGGTGCCAGTTGCGTCTGCATGCCGACGATCTTGCCGCCTGCTACCATGACCATCATTTTAACAGCTTCGGTATCCTTCCACGTTTCGAGCAGTTCCTTTGTAAGGTTACGCATCATTTTTTGTTTTTCCGTTTCGGCAGTCGGCTCAGTCGTCGGCTCGCCTTCCGGCGGAAGTGTATCTTCTTTTTCATGGTATTTTTTTATGCTGTTATAAAAGGCGCGTCCGTCGAGCGTTACGTGATAGAGTTGTTTGTCGTCATCTTTGTCGAGCAGTTTGACACTGCGAACGAATTCGTCGAACGATAAGAGCAAGGAGGATATCTCTTCTACGTCACCGCTCGGCAAGGTTTCTTCATAGCATACCCATTCGTTCTTTGTACCGTCCTCTGTGTATTTCTCCTCTTCCGTATAGATGCGAAGCGTGTCACCGTCCTTAAGAAGATAGCTCGTCGTTGTTCTTGTCTTGCCGAACATCGTCATAGAGTCTTCGCTGCGCATGAAGAACGGCTCTCGTTTGACATCTATGATGCTGCTGTTTTTTATCGTTCCGAACAGTGCCATTTTCGTATCGACTATGACATGATAGCGCGCGTTGCCGAAGGTCTGATCTTCCCATATTTGCTTCAAGTCACTTTTGGGCGATGCGAATGCGGTGGTACTGATGACGAGAAGACAGAGCATCAAAAGTCCGATCAAATTTATGTTACGTTTCATAGCAGTACACTTCTTTCGTTTTTTCTTCATCATATCACTTCATGCTGCTCCTGTCGATACAAAAACAGCCCGCCCATATTCGGGCAGGCTGTTTGATGCTTTATATCGCTTTTTAGAATGTTGCTGCGATAGAGCCTTTGTATTTTTCTTCGATGAATTTTTTGACTTCCGGGCTGGTGAGTGCTTTGACGAGTTTCTGGATCTCAGGTCTCGATTCGTCACCTGTACGTACTACGAGGATGTTTGCATACGGGGATTCTTTGTCTTCCATTACGATAGCATCGCGCATCGGAATGAGGTCAGCTTCCATAGCGAAGTTGGTGTTGATGACTGCGATCGCTACGTCATCGAGTACACGCGGGAGCTGCGGAGCTTCGAGTTCGGTGATCTTGATCTTTTTCGGATTGGCAACGATGTCTGCTACAGATGCCGTGATCGTTACGCCGTCTTTGAGCGTGATAACGCCATGTTTCGCGAGAAGAAGGAGTGCACGACCGCCGTTTGTCGGGTCGTTCGGGATCGCTACTTCTGCACCTTCAGCAAGTTCGCTCAAGGCTTTTACTTTTTTGGAGTATACACCCATCGGTTCGATGTGGATCGGTGCTACGCTCGTAAGTTTGAGGTTACGTTCGGAGCAGAATTTGTCGAGGTACGGTTTGTGCTGGAAGAAGTTTGCGTCGAGCTGTTTGTCAGCTACTGCCGTATTCGGGATTACGTAGTCAGTCATTTCTACGATCTCTACTACTACGCCTTCTTTTTCAAGCATCGGTTTTACGATATTGAGGATTTCAGCGTGCGGTACCGGTGTTGCGCCAACTTTGATGGTCGCTTTACCGTCTGCCGGTGCTGCTGCTTTGTCTGCGCCACAGCCTGCGAATGCGAGCATTGCGGTAAGGCAGAGCGCGAGTACGAGCATCAGTTTTTTCATGAGGTTTTCCCACCTTTTCTTTTTTTGATTAGAGGTTACGTTTATTCAGACGGCGCGAGGCATAGTCCCCGACCGATTGAACCACTTGTACCATGATGATGAGAATGACAACGGTGATGATCATGACATCTGCTTGGAATCTCTGATAACCGTAGCGGATCGCAAGGTCACCAAGACCGCCGCCGCCGACTGCACCTGCCATCGCCGAGCAACCGATAAGGTTGATGATGGTGATGGTGATACCCGAGATGATGGAAGGCATCGCTTCGGGGATCATGACTTTGGTGATGATCTGCCACGGAGTTGCACCCATGGACTGTGCTGCTTCGATAACGCCGCCGTCAACTTCTTTTAAGGATGTTTCGACAAGACGCGCGATGAACGGTGCGGCTGCGATGCAGAGCGGTACCATTGCCGCGGCTGTACCGATGGATGTACCGACGATCATACGCGTGAGCGGAATGATGGCTACCATCAAGATGATGAACGGGGTGGAACGTGTTGCATTGACGATCCAGCCGAGCACACGGTTGATACCGAGATTCTGAAGGATACCGCCGCGGTCGGTACAAACGAGGATAACGCCGAGCGGGATACCTGCTGCTGTTGCGATAACGGTCGATAATGCGACCATGTAGATCGTTTCCCAGAGGGATTTAAGGAGAAGTGCATTCATCTCAGGCGATAACATAGCCGATCACCTCCACGCCGAGTTTTTGCTGATGCAGGTAGTCGAGACTTGCCTGGATATCTGCATCATCGCCCGACAGCTCGATGATGAGCGTGCCGTACGCTGTGTTTTGTATCTGGTCGATGTTGCCGTAAATGATGTTGACATCTACGCCTTTGTCGCGAATGAGTCGGCTCATGACAGGTTCGTCTGCGCTGTCACCTACGAAGGAAAGACGAAGTACAAGGTTACTGCCTTCAACAGGTGTGTCGGACAGTTCAACATCCGCAAGGAACGGCGGAAGTTCGTGGCTGATGACAGTGCTGATGAATTCGCGCGTGATCTGCTGTTTCGGATGCATGAACACTTCTGCAACAGGGCCTTCTTCAACGATGTTACCGCCGCCGATAACGGCTACTCTGTGGCAGATCTCTTTGATTACGTGCATCTCATGTGTGATAAGTACGATCGTAAGTTTGAGCTTCTCGTTGATATCTTTCAAGAGATTGAGGATCGATTTGGTCGTCTGCGGGTCGAGTGCACTCGTTGCTTCGTCGCAAAGAAGCACTTTCGGGTCGCTGGCAAGCGCACGCGCGATACCGACACGCTGTTTCTGACCGCCCGAGAGCTGGGACGGATACTGATTGCGTTTGTCCGCAAGGCCTACGAGCTCAAGGAGCGGAAGAACTTTGGCTTCGATCTCGGCTTTTTTCTTGCCGACGAGTTCGAGCGGGAATGCGACGTTGTCGAATACGGTACGCGACGAGAGAAGATTGAAGTGCTGGAAGATCATACTGATATCCTTGCGTGCCGAACGAAGACGACTGTCGTTCATTTTCGTAAGGTCTTCTCCATCTACGATGACGCTGCCGCTCGTCGGACGTTCAAGCATATTCATACAACGAACGAGTGTCGATTTGCCCGCGCCGCTTTCGCCAATGATGCCGAATATCTCACCTTCTGCAACGTGAAGATTGACACCGCGAAGCGCTGTTACACGGCGGCCGCCGCTGGCTTCGTATGTTTTTTCAAGGTCTACTATCTTTATCATTTATTTGTATTGCCTCCTACTGTTACCAACCAACGACTACCGAGCCTTTGAAGTGATCGTTGATAAATGTTTTGATCTCGTCCGACTGATATGCCGAAACGAATTCTTTTACGAACGGTTTATCTTTGTCCTCTGTGCGAACAACGATGAGGTTGACGTACGGAGAATCGGAACTTTCGATAACGAGAGCATCTTTCGTCGGAACAAGACCTGCTGCGATCGCATAGTTCGTATTGACGACTGCGAAGTCAACATCCTGGAGCGCACGCGTGATCTGTGCCGCTTCCATTTCCTGAATAACAAGGTTTTTCGGATTCGATACGATGTCTACGACCATTGCTTCATAGCCGACACCGTCTTTGAGTTTGATAAGGCCTGCCGCTTCAAGAAGCTTAAGTGCGCGACCGCCGTTCGTCGGATCGTTCGGGATCGGTACAGTTGCGCCGTCTTTGATCTCGCCGAGCGATTTGATCTTAGACGAGTAGATACCCATCGGATAGATGACCGTCTTGCCGACCGGTGTCAATTTGTAACCGCGGTCTTTGATCTGATGTTTGAGGAACGGTTCGTGCTGATAGCTGTTGATCGCGATCTCTTTATTATCAAGTGCCATGTTCGGCTGTACAAAGTCGCTGAATTCTACGACTTCGATCTTCATACCGCGCTTTGCGGCTACTTTTTTGACTTCGTCCATAATTTCGGCGTGCGGACCTGCCGTTACACCGACTTTAAGTACTTCGGCATTCGATGCGTTATCTTTTTTATCTGCGCCGCAGCCCGCAAAAAGTGCCATACCCAAGACACACGCCGCACCGACGCAGACGAATTTTTTTAACCATTTATTCATTGTAATCCCTTCTTTCTTTATGTCAAGCAAATTTTTTCAGAAATCATGCTTTGCGGTAGCCTTTGAGCTTTTCAAGACGCTCTGCCGCCGCTTCGAGTGTCGCCATCTGTTTGCAGAAGCAGAAGCGAACGAATTTTTTGCCGTCTTTTTCACCGTCACGGTAGAAGGTCGAGCCCGGAACGACTGCGACACCAATCTTTTCGGTGAGGAAAAAGGCGAATTCTACATCATCATCATAGCCGAAGTTCGAGATGTCTGCCATGATGTAATATGCGCCTTTCGGTACGATGCAGTGAAAGCCCGCATCGGTAAGGACTTTGAGGAAGTAGTCGCGGCGTGCACCGTAGAAGTCGATGAGATGTTCTTGGTAGTACGATTCATCGAAACGGAACGCTTCGGCAACTGCCATTTGCAGCGGAGCCGCAGCACCGACAGTCAAAAAGTCGTGTACTTTGCGAATGGCATCGGTAAGTACGTGCGATGCCGTTACAAAACCGATTCGCCAGCCTGTGACGCTGTACGTTTTCGATACGCTGTTGACTGCAATGCATCGGTCGAACATATCGGGAAGCGTCCACATCGGGATATGTTTTTCACCGTCATAGACGATGTGTTCGTAGATCTCGTCGGTAATGGCAAGTGTGTCGTACTTTTTGCAAAGGTCTGCGATGAACGTCATTTCCTCAAGCGAGAATACCTTGCCTGTCGGGTTGTTCGGCGTATTGATGATAATGGCTTTCGTCTTTTCGTTGAAAAGGCCTGCCAGTTCATCGTGGTCGAACGAGTAATCGGGTGCATTGAGCTTGATATAGCGCGGTGTCGCGCCGCAAAGCACGACGTCTGCACCGTAGTTTTCGTAGAACGGTTCAAAGATGATAACTTCATCGCCGGGGTTGATCGTCGCGAGAAGCGTTGCGATCATGCCTTCGGTCGCACCACAGCATACGGTGATCTGACCTTCGGGATCGAGCGTGACGCCGTAGTCGCGCTGTACTTTGTAGACGATGGCATCACGAAGCTGTTTCGTACCCCACGTGATGGCGTACTGGTTATGGTTGTTGTCGATGGCACGATGGGCGGCATCCTTGAGTGCCTGCGGTGCAGGAAAATCAGGGAACCCCTGCGCAAGGTTGATGGCTTGGTGTTTATTCGCCACACGCGACATTTCACGAATGACCGATTCGGTGAATTGTTTTGCTTTGAATGAAGTGAAATCTCTCAAGATATCCATCCTTTCGTACAAAAAAAGACTCTTTTCACAGAGAAAAGAGTCTTGCTTGTTTACTGTCGTCTTTTCTCTCATCTACCAGGCATCTGCCTGCTGGATTTGGCACCACTGCATCTCTGCCGGTTGCCGGGCGTCATCGGGCCAGTCCCTCGACCTCTCTCGATAAGAGTATTTTTGCGGTTATTTTATAGTGTACATCTTAACATGATTGACTTTTTCTGTCAAGTTTATTTCGACAAAAAATCGCCCTCCGAGCGTTACATATCAACGGTCGGCACGTGTTTTGCCCTCACTCTTCGGCAAGTTTTTTCACCATGTGATAGAGAAGGTTCGTACCGCGTACGATGTCAGCCATATCCGTATGCTCGGCAGCATTGTGACTGATGCCGTTTTTGCTCGGGACGAATATCATGCCGACAGGAGCGATACGCGTCATGTAGAGCGCATCATGCCCTGCACCGCTCGCCAGACGCATCGTGCGTTCACCGATCTCGCCTGCGCAGTATTCGCCGAGCGCGATAAGTCCTTCGTCAAGGAGTGCGGGTTCTTCTTCGGTGAGCGTTTCGAGCTGTACGCCGAGATTTCGTTTCTGCGCGATGGCATCTACGTTCTCAAGGATCGCGATGCAAAGACTGTTGATGTTATCCTCGTCCGTTCCGCGCAGGTCAACAGACATAGTGACCTTGCCGGGGACGACGTTCATCGCATTGGGCTGTACATCGAGCTGTCCGACGGTTGCGACGACGCCTTTTCTCACATTCGCCTGCGAGAGTTCTTCGATACGCAGTATCATCTCGGAGGCACCTGTGAGCGCATCACGGCGAAGGTTCATCGGCGTTGCACCCGAATGGTCGGCACGGCCCCCTATCGTCAGGCGATAGCGATGCGGGGCGGCGATGCCTGTGACGATGCCGAGCGGATTAAGCTGTGATTCGAGGATACTGCCCTGCTCGATATGAAGCTCGAGAAATGCGCGCACTCTCTTTTTGTACGGTGCGTTCTCTGCAACGAATCCGCGCTCTGCCATGACCTCGCCGAGCGCTTGGCCGTCGCTGTCTTTATAAAACGATGCGGCATCTTCGGGAAGCATGCCGACCATCGCCTTACTGCCGAGGTTCGCCACGCCGAAACGACTCGATTCTTCTGCCATAAAAAGAACGACTTCAACTGGACGAGGAAGTTTTTCTTTTGCGATTTTCTCTGCGACTGCGATGGCACCGACGATGCCGACGATGCCGTCATAGTTACCGCCCTGCGGTACGCTGTCGGCGTGCGAGCCGATGAGGACGGCAGGCAGTGCATTGTTGCCTCTCGTCCGTGCGAATACGTTGCCGAACGCATCTTCGCGCACAGTAAGACCTGCACGCTCCATCTCGCCGATGAGATACGAGCGCACCGCCATATCAGCATCGCTGAAC contains the following coding sequences:
- a CDS encoding ABC transporter permease; translated protein: MNALLLKSLWETIYMVALSTVIATAAGIPLGVILVCTDRGGILQNLGINRVLGWIVNATRSTPFIILMVAIIPLTRMIVGTSIGTAAAMVPLCIAAAPFIARLVETSLKEVDGGVIEAAQSMGATPWQIITKVMIPEAMPSIISGITITIINLIGCSAMAGAVGGGGLGDLAIRYGYQRFQADVMIITVVILIIMVQVVQSVGDYASRRLNKRNL
- a CDS encoding methionine ABC transporter ATP-binding protein, which codes for MIKIVDLEKTYEASGGRRVTALRGVNLHVAEGEIFGIIGESGAGKSTLVRCMNMLERPTSGSVIVDGEDLTKMNDSRLRSARKDISMIFQHFNLLSSRTVFDNVAFPLELVGKKKAEIEAKVLPLLELVGLADKRNQYPSQLSGGQKQRVGIARALASDPKVLLCDEATSALDPQTTKSILNLLKDINEKLKLTIVLITHEMHVIKEICHRVAVIGGGNIVEEGPVAEVFMHPKQQITREFISTVISHELPPFLADVELSDTPVEGSNLVLRLSFVGDSADEPVMSRLIRDKGVDVNIIYGNIDQIQNTAYGTLIIELSGDDADIQASLDYLHQQKLGVEVIGYVIA
- a CDS encoding aminotransferase class I/II-fold pyridoxal phosphate-dependent enzyme, with translation MDILRDFTSFKAKQFTESVIREMSRVANKHQAINLAQGFPDFPAPQALKDAAHRAIDNNHNQYAITWGTKQLRDAIVYKVQRDYGVTLDPEGQITVCCGATEGMIATLLATINPGDEVIIFEPFYENYGADVVLCGATPRYIKLNAPDYSFDHDELAGLFNEKTKAIIINTPNNPTGKVFSLEEMTFIADLCKKYDTLAITDEIYEHIVYDGEKHIPMWTLPDMFDRCIAVNSVSKTYSVTGWRIGFVTASHVLTDAIRKVHDFLTVGAAAPLQMAVAEAFRFDESYYQEHLIDFYGARRDYFLKVLTDAGFHCIVPKGAYYIMADISNFGYDDDVEFAFFLTEKIGVAVVPGSTFYRDGEKDGKKFVRFCFCKQMATLEAAAERLEKLKGYRKA
- a CDS encoding electron transfer flavoprotein subunit beta/FixA family protein, which encodes MEIMVCVKQVPGSSNVEVDKETGVLKRDGSDSKMNPYDLYAVETALKIKEQTGAKLKAISMGPPPAQEVLRETFMMGADEAYLITDRKFGGADVLATSYTIAGGIKKAGEGKLPDLIVCGKQTTDGDTAQVGPELSEFLGIPMVPNVTKIVEVKDASIVVEMDLGHCVEVVEMTYPCLITVEKGIYTPRLPSYKLQKATADKQIPWFTLNDFEDKDEKHYGLNGSPTQVKRIFNPEPNTDRETWEGTTDEVAEKLFQKLIDLKIV
- a CDS encoding MetQ/NlpA family ABC transporter substrate-binding protein, with the translated sequence MNKWLKKFVCVGAACVLGMALFAGCGADKKDNASNAEVLKVGVTAGPHAEIMDEVKKVAAKRGMKIEVVEFSDFVQPNMALDNKEIAINSYQHEPFLKHQIKDRGYKLTPVGKTVIYPMGIYSSKIKSLGEIKDGATVPIPNDPTNGGRALKLLEAAGLIKLKDGVGYEAMVVDIVSNPKNLVIQEMEAAQITRALQDVDFAVVNTNYAIAAGLVPTKDALVIESSDSPYVNLIVVRTEDKDKPFVKEFVSAYQSDEIKTFINDHFKGSVVVGW
- a CDS encoding methylated-DNA--[protein]-cysteine S-methyltransferase, with product MADRVIASPIGNIYLAAYDGALIAVRTHHLPESCLQGNERDERILDQAEKQLGEYFRGERRTFDLPLTMKGTPFQHAVWQATITVPYGRTATYGDIARMIGNERAARAVGMAENKNPFHIIVPCHRIIGANGHLTGYAGGTDIKRTLLLLERTAAT
- a CDS encoding electron transfer flavoprotein subunit alpha, with product MAKIVIHQELIADKEAVIALCPFKAIEVTDGKVEINAACKMCKMCVRKGPAGAFEFVEEKVEAIDKSQWNGICVYVDHVDGDIHPVTMELIGKAKSMAAVINQPVYALFAGYNIADKANELLHYGVDKVFVYDDKELQYFRIEPYTAVFEDFINTNKPGTCIVGGTNVGRSLAPRVAARFRTGLTADCTVLEMNPNTDLDQIRPAFGGNIMAHIHTPNHRPQFATARYKIFTAPERSEEASGEIVECKLAAEKYASNIEVKEVHIKEQKKSIEDAEVLVVAGRPFNSPEKLAELEALAKRLGGMLAVTRPLVEAGLADARLQIGLSGRTVKPKLIITCGVAGYIQFVAGMDKSDTIIAINTDPEAQIFGVAHYAIVGDVFEVLPKLVEKLEAK
- a CDS encoding MetQ/NlpA family ABC transporter substrate-binding protein, with amino-acid sequence MKKLMLVLALCLTAMLAFAGCGADKAAAPADGKATIKVGATPVPHAEILNIVKPMLEKEGVVVEIVEMTDYVIPNTAVADKQLDANFFQHKPYLDKFCSERNLKLTSVAPIHIEPMGVYSKKVKALSELAEGAEVAIPNDPTNGGRALLLLAKHGVITLKDGVTITASVADIVANPKKIKITELEAPQLPRVLDDVAIAVINTNFAMEADLIPMRDAIVMEDKESPYANILVVRTGDESRPEIQKLVKALTSPEVKKFIEEKYKGSIAATF
- a CDS encoding Zn-dependent hydrolase, whose amino-acid sequence is MTETLLKHRVEEMMNELAKLGKDERGYTRLAFSDADMAVRSYLIGEMERAGLTVREDAFGNVFARTRGNNALPAVLIGSHADSVPQGGNYDGIVGIVGAIAVAEKIAKEKLPRPVEVVLFMAEESSRFGVANLGSKAMVGMLPEDAASFYKDSDGQALGEVMAERGFVAENAPYKKRVRAFLELHIEQGSILESQLNPLGIVTGIAAPHRYRLTIGGRADHSGATPMNLRRDALTGASEMILRIEELSQANVRKGVVATVGQLDVQPNAMNVVPGKVTMSVDLRGTDEDNINSLCIAILENVDAIAQKRNLGVQLETLTEEEPALLDEGLIALGEYCAGEIGERTMRLASGAGHDALYMTRIAPVGMIFVPSKNGISHNAAEHTDMADIVRGTNLLYHMVKKLAEE